From Nitrospiraceae bacterium:
TTGTACGTGTTGCCTTCCCGGTCCGTTCCGATCGGAGCGATGACAGGGATGTAATGGTCCTGCTGGAGCTTCAGCACTAAGCTCGGGTCCACAGATTGGACTTCCCCGACAAGCCCGAAATCTTCTCCATCCTCTTCGCCGTCGTCCAGATCTTTTTCTAGACTTTCGGCCCACGCCTTGGCGGTGAGCGGGCGTGTCAGCATCAGACCCCCGTCTTTGCCACTCAATCCCACGGCGCGACCACCATGGCGATTCAAGAGATCGACGATTTCCATGTTGATCTTCCCGGCCAAGACCATTTCCACGATTTCCATGGTGGCTTCATCGGTGACCCGGACACCATGTCGGAACTTGGGTTCGATGCCCAACCGGTCCAGCATCTTGTCGATTTGTGGCCCACCGCCATGAACGATGACCGGATTCAGGCCGACATACTTGAGCAGGACAACGTCTTGTGCGAACCGCTCCTTAAGCGACGCATCCGTCATCGCGTGGCCGCCGTACTTAATAACGATCGTCTTGCCCCGGAAGGTTCGGATGTAGGGCAACGCCTCGATGAGGACGTTTGCTTTCTTGATCAGTTTGTTCATTGTTCGCCCCAACTCTCAGCGTCCAACCATCGGCCCCCGTCTTTACCTCAAGACCGGTTGCTGGCTGGGAAGTGGCCGTCGACAACTCGTTGCTGGATGCAGCGGCTCACTCCTTGGCCGCGGCGATTCTATCAATTTCTCCGAGAAATACAATCCCAGTCGATCCATTTGGGTGGCAGAGGCAGGGACATCAGCTTCGCCGAGACGAGTTCTTGTGGTCAGTGGTCGATAGATCGTCATCTCTTGCCTTCCTTGGCGAGCCCACTTTTCATGGCGCGTCCGGCTCGCGGGTGAGTCTTGTCGTACAAGGCAAGGAGTTGGTCCATAGCGACGTGCGTATATTTCTGCGTGGTACTGAGCGAGGCATGTCCCAGCATTTCCTGGATGGCTCGCAAGTCGGCTCCCTCGTCGAGAAGATGCGTCGCAAACGAATGGCGCAACGTGTGCGGACTCACCGGACCGCCAGGAAGCGCGCGCGAGTATCGCGCCACAAGTCGGGCGACACTGCGCGCTGTCAGTCTTCCCCCGCGGCTGTTGCAGAAGAGTGCCGTCCTGTTGAGATTTGAATGCCGAACGTTGGGGTTTGAGGCGAGCCAGACTCTATATTGTCGGATGGCCTCCACCGCCAAATCTCCGATCGGCACAATCCGCTCTTTTCGACCCTTCCCCTGCAGACGGACAAGCCCTTCCTTTGATCTGAGGTCCTCCAAATTGATCCCTACCAATTCGCTGACGCGGGCACCGGTCGAGTAGAGGGTTTCGAGAATTGCGCGATCGCGTAATGACCAGCCGGCCGTCGTATCAGGAAACTCCAGCAACGCCTGGGCCTCGTCTTTCGTTAAGACACGGGGGAGCTGTTTCGGTTGTTTCGGCGACCTGACATCCTCGGCGGGGTTTTGTGGAACAACCCCTTCTCGCTGGAGATACCGAAAGAAGCTGCGGAGGCAGGCGAGCTTTCTCGCTAAGGTGGTGCGTTTCTCGTGCTTGCGATCCAGCCACCGAAGATAAGCGCGGATACTATCAGATTGTACAGCGGCAGGTTCAATAGGTTGAATTCCCGCGGAACCAGCGGTCAGGAAGGAAGCAAATTGCCGGAGGTCGGACGCATAATTCCGCAGCGTTTCTCGTGATGCCCCCCGCTCAACATCGAGAAACGTCAGGAAAGCCCGAACTGCTTTATCCATGTGGACAGGTCCTCGAGAGCGCGTTGCCCCAACAGCCGCCGCTTTTGTTCCTTATCGCGAACGGGAGTCGCCAGGGGCGGGAAGAGCCCGTAGTTGATATTCATCGGTTGAAAATAACGGGGATCCGTCGCCGTGATGTGAGACACGAGACAACCATGCGCGGTGGTCGAAGGCGGCGTGACAAGAGGAAGCCCCGCAAGCCCGCGGGCGGCATTGATGCCGGCAAGCCCTCCCATCGCCGCAGAATCCGTGTATCCCTCCACACCAACCAACTGCCCAGCAAAGAATAAAGTTTCTCGTTCCTTGAACTGGAGTGTGTTGCGCAGCAGTTGCGGAGCGTTGATAAAGGTGTTGCGATGCAGGCTGCCATAGCGGAGGAACTCGGCCTGTTCAAGACCGGGGATCATTCGGAACACCCGCTTTTGTTCCCCGTAGGTCAATTTCGTCTGGAAGCCGACCAGGTTGTAGCAGGAACGATGCGCATTCTCCGTCCGTAACTGTACGACGGCGTAAGGCTTCGTGCCTGTTTTGGGATCTTCCAATCCCACCGGCTTCAAGGGGCCGAATTGCATTGTCTGCCGTCCTCGCTCGGCCATCACTTCAATCGGAATACAGCCCTCGAAGTAAGGCGTCTTTTCGAAGTCTTTCGGCTGGACCTTCTCTGCCGCGAGCAAGGCTTCGTAGAAATTGTTGTATGTCGTCTCGTCCATGGGACAGTTCAGATAATCGTCGCCACCCTTGTCATAACGTGAGGCGCGGAACACGATATCCATATCGACGGAATCGGCGTCGACAATCGGAGAAATGGCATCGTAAAAATACAGATGTTTGGTTTG
This genomic window contains:
- the argB gene encoding acetylglutamate kinase translates to MNKLIKKANVLIEALPYIRTFRGKTIVIKYGGHAMTDASLKERFAQDVVLLKYVGLNPVIVHGGGPQIDKMLDRLGIEPKFRHGVRVTDEATMEIVEMVLAGKINMEIVDLLNRHGGRAVGLSGKDGGLMLTRPLTAKAWAESLEKDLDDGEEDGEDFGLVGEVQSVDPSLVLKLQQDHYIPVIAPIGTDREGNTYNINADLVAGAIAGALTAEKLVVMTDVKGIRDAKGRHLSTVSRKDVQRMVKRGTISEGMLPKVHACLDALAGGVGKAHIIDGRISHAILLEVFTHKGIGTEIVA
- the xerC gene encoding tyrosine recombinase XerC, giving the protein MDKAVRAFLTFLDVERGASRETLRNYASDLRQFASFLTAGSAGIQPIEPAAVQSDSIRAYLRWLDRKHEKRTTLARKLACLRSFFRYLQREGVVPQNPAEDVRSPKQPKQLPRVLTKDEAQALLEFPDTTAGWSLRDRAILETLYSTGARVSELVGINLEDLRSKEGLVRLQGKGRKERIVPIGDLAVEAIRQYRVWLASNPNVRHSNLNRTALFCNSRGGRLTARSVARLVARYSRALPGGPVSPHTLRHSFATHLLDEGADLRAIQEMLGHASLSTTQKYTHVAMDQLLALYDKTHPRAGRAMKSGLAKEGKR
- the trmFO gene encoding methylenetetrahydrofolate--tRNA-(uracil(54)-C(5))-methyltransferase (FADH(2)-oxidizing) TrmFO; translation: MELRAVRDDVVIIGGGLAGSEAAWQAANRGAKVTLYEMRPKEMTPAHKTGGLAELVCSNSLGSVDLQNAPGILKEEMRRLNSLIMRAADQSRVPAGSALAVDRELFSFRITQALESHPHIRILREEIPDIPTDCLCVVATGPLTSDKLSQAIARLTQTKHLYFYDAISPIVDADSVDMDIVFRASRYDKGGDDYLNCPMDETTYNNFYEALLAAEKVQPKDFEKTPYFEGCIPIEVMAERGRQTMQFGPLKPVGLEDPKTGTKPYAVVQLRTENAHRSCYNLVGFQTKLTYGEQKRVFRMIPGLEQAEFLRYGSLHRNTFINAPQLLRNTLQFKERETLFFAGQLVGVEGYTDSAAMGGLAGINAARGLAGLPLVTPPSTTAHGCLVSHITATDPRYFQPMNINYGLFPPLATPVRDKEQKRRLLGQRALEDLSTWIKQFGLS